In Allocoprobacillus halotolerans, a genomic segment contains:
- a CDS encoding alkaline phosphatase family protein — translation MHNKKVIFVLLDGLQSHYAKEHLGYLEHLCEYKKAAKYEVLGELPSASRPMYETIFTGVPVYEHGISNNGVCRLSNQEHLFHLLKQNNKKV, via the coding sequence ATGCACAATAAAAAAGTAATCTTCGTTTTATTGGACGGTTTACAAAGTCATTATGCCAAAGAACATTTAGGTTATTTAGAACATTTATGTGAATATAAAAAAGCAGCAAAATATGAAGTACTAGGTGAATTACCTAGTGCTTCACGTCCAATGTATGAAACAATTTTTACGGGTGTACCAGTCTATGAACATGGTATTAGTAATAATGGCGTTTGTCGCTTATCAAATCAGGAACATCTTTTCCATTTATTAAAACAAAACAATAAAAAAGTTTAG
- a CDS encoding alkaline phosphatase family protein, with protein MASNINQGFFYYEDTYPDNHLYDLSSCLMNKEDYDFVFIHPMNIDDAGHKYGAGSKEYAHAVIQNDKLLSTYIPQWIEAGYSVVVGADHGMSENGYHGGESLEQRQTALYIVDSCVVGGYHSKQLTTLEFAPCYVIY; from the coding sequence ATGGCTTCAAATATCAATCAAGGATTTTTCTATTATGAAGATACATATCCTGATAATCATCTCTATGATTTATCATCTTGTTTGATGAATAAAGAAGATTATGATTTTGTATTTATTCACCCAATGAATATAGATGATGCGGGACATAAATATGGTGCTGGATCAAAAGAATATGCACATGCAGTTATTCAAAATGATAAGTTATTATCAACATATATCCCACAATGGATTGAAGCAGGGTATAGTGTTGTCGTAGGGGCAGATCATGGTATGAGTGAAAATGGTTATCATGGTGGTGAAAGTTTAGAACAACGACAAACTGCTTTATATATTGTTGATTCATGTGTTGTTGGAGGTTATCATTCAAAACAACTGACAACATTGGAATTTGCCCCTTGCTATGTTATTTATTAG
- a CDS encoding ABC transporter permease: protein MKAKKNYKFYLLALIPFFTIVILFEILPLINIVIESFSKQGGGGFTLEHFTRIFTTRLYQQSIYNSLWISLFSAVAGILIAFIGAKAAYNASSKIRSAFTSVLNITSNFAGVPLAFAFMILLGNVGILTLIGRNYGIDFLASYDLYTINGLLLTYVYFQIPLGTLLMLPIFAGLRKEWKEAVGLLGGNSFHYWFKVAIPSLLPSILGTFSVLFANALAAYGTAYALLSNNISILPIRISQQFVGEVVQNQEFGCALSLVMMALMVISILITNKLQKKSGGAQ, encoded by the coding sequence ATGAAAGCAAAGAAAAATTATAAATTCTATCTACTAGCATTAATACCATTTTTCACGATTGTTATATTATTTGAAATCTTACCTCTTATAAATATTGTAATTGAAAGTTTTTCAAAACAAGGTGGTGGTGGTTTCACTTTAGAACATTTTACTCGTATTTTTACAACACGTTTATATCAACAATCCATCTATAACAGTTTATGGATTTCACTTTTTTCAGCAGTTGCTGGTATTTTAATTGCCTTCATTGGGGCAAAAGCAGCTTATAATGCTAGTTCCAAAATACGTAGTGCATTTACATCAGTATTAAACATTACAAGTAACTTTGCTGGGGTACCACTTGCCTTTGCCTTTATGATTCTATTAGGTAATGTTGGAATCTTAACATTAATTGGAAGGAACTATGGCATAGACTTTTTAGCAAGCTATGACCTCTATACAATTAATGGTTTACTCTTAACTTATGTTTATTTCCAGATACCATTAGGAACATTACTGATGTTACCAATCTTTGCAGGATTAAGAAAAGAATGGAAAGAAGCGGTTGGATTACTAGGTGGGAATAGTTTTCATTATTGGTTTAAGGTCGCTATTCCATCATTGTTACCGAGCATATTAGGAACATTCTCAGTATTGTTTGCTAATGCATTAGCTGCTTATGGAACAGCATATGCCTTGTTAAGCAACAATATTTCTATCTTGCCAATACGTATCTCACAACAATTTGTGGGAGAAGTTGTCCAAAATCAAGAATTTGGTTGTGCCCTTTCATTAGTTATGATGGCATTGATGGTTATTTCTATTTTAATTACAAATAAATTACAGAAAAAATCGGGAGGGGCCCAATGA
- a CDS encoding ABC transporter permease has product MKLKTHLWDGLILFIIAAFLVVPLALTFLYSIFTAWTDILPTGFTLSFYTRIFTDGSFINSLLRSLIISFVPVCICSFSILLVLYVMTLYMPKLEKYIEILCNIPYAIQGVILAVGIISLYSGKPGFLSNRLFLLVGAYCIIILPYTFRGLKNTISALNVKCVVEAAQVLGCSQLHAFFTIIIPQMKNGIISTMMLAFTMLFADFVVVNMIAGSAFRTAGIYLYQTMSKSGQLSSAIIVILFITTFVISTFTLMIQNKAIAKRRKD; this is encoded by the coding sequence ATGAAACTAAAAACACATTTATGGGATGGTTTAATTCTCTTTATTATTGCAGCATTTTTAGTTGTCCCACTTGCATTAACCTTCCTATATTCCATCTTTACAGCATGGACGGATATATTACCAACTGGTTTTACATTAAGTTTTTATACACGTATCTTTACCGATGGATCATTTATCAATTCATTATTAAGATCATTAATTATCTCTTTTGTACCAGTTTGTATTTGCAGTTTTTCCATATTACTTGTGTTATATGTCATGACACTGTATATGCCAAAACTTGAAAAATACATCGAAATCCTTTGTAATATTCCTTATGCTATACAAGGTGTTATTCTAGCAGTTGGAATTATTTCACTCTATTCAGGAAAGCCAGGATTTTTATCCAATCGTCTTTTCCTGCTTGTAGGAGCTTATTGTATTATCATCTTGCCATATACATTTCGTGGTTTAAAAAACACTATTAGTGCATTAAATGTCAAATGTGTAGTAGAAGCAGCTCAAGTTTTGGGATGTTCACAACTTCATGCTTTCTTTACTATAATTATTCCACAAATGAAAAATGGGATTATCTCAACCATGATGTTAGCATTCACAATGTTATTTGCCGACTTCGTTGTTGTTAATATGATTGCAGGAAGTGCCTTTAGAACAGCAGGAATTTACTTATATCAAACAATGTCAAAATCAGGACAATTATCAAGTGCAATAATCGTTATATTATTTATCACAACATTCGTTATTTCAACATTTACATTAATGATTCAAAACAAAGCAATCGCAAAGAGGAGGAAAGATTAA
- a CDS encoding ABC transporter ATP-binding protein → MAYIEFKDICKSYDGKNQILKNIHLDIEEGELVTLLGPSGCGKSTLLRSLAGLEQIDSGRIILDGQDITDVPVQKRGIGMVFQQYSLFQNMNVEDNIAFGLKIAKMDKNQIAQKVQRAIKMVDLVGKEKVIQVSCLVDNNSVLR, encoded by the coding sequence ATGGCTTATATAGAATTTAAAGATATATGTAAAAGCTATGATGGAAAAAATCAAATCTTAAAAAATATACATTTAGATATTGAAGAAGGAGAACTTGTCACATTATTAGGACCAAGTGGTTGTGGAAAATCAACATTATTACGTTCACTTGCTGGATTAGAACAAATTGATTCAGGAAGAATTATCTTAGATGGTCAAGATATTACAGATGTTCCTGTTCAAAAACGTGGAATTGGTATGGTCTTTCAACAATATTCATTATTTCAAAATATGAATGTTGAAGATAATATTGCTTTTGGATTAAAGATAGCGAAAATGGATAAAAATCAGATTGCTCAAAAAGTACAACGTGCTATTAAAATGGTTGATTTAGTAGGCAAAGAAAAAGTTATCCAAGTGAGTTGTCTGGTGGACAACAACAGCGTGTTGCGATAG
- a CDS encoding ABC transporter ATP-binding protein, producing MSGGQQQRVAIARAIVMEPKVLLLDEPLSAIDAKLRRELQEKIKRVQKELKITTIFVTHDQDEAMIMSDKIHLMKNGIIEQSGNPVQLYTHPVSKFAAEFIGHYNILDNQQLQTLLPQHRFDNHYYAIRPETILLQSEPIQDSQMYVFEAVVNHYISRGNVLRYTLSCQDVVLKSEALFRSFTLFDEGQKVYVGIEPHNILEIRD from the coding sequence TTGTCTGGTGGACAACAACAGCGTGTTGCGATAGCTAGAGCCATTGTTATGGAACCAAAAGTCTTATTATTAGATGAACCATTAAGTGCTATTGATGCAAAACTTAGACGTGAACTCCAAGAAAAAATCAAACGTGTTCAAAAAGAATTAAAAATTACAACAATCTTCGTTACCCATGATCAAGATGAAGCGATGATTATGTCAGATAAAATTCATTTAATGAAAAATGGTATTATTGAACAAAGTGGAAATCCAGTACAATTATACACACACCCTGTATCAAAATTTGCTGCTGAATTTATAGGTCATTATAATATCTTAGATAATCAACAATTACAAACACTTTTACCTCAACATCGTTTTGATAATCATTATTATGCGATTAGACCAGAAACAATATTATTACAAAGTGAACCTATTCAAGATAGTCAAATGTATGTTTTTGAAGCTGTTGTGAATCATTATATATCAAGAGGAAACGTATTACGATATACATTAAGTTGTCAGGATGTTGTTTTAAAATCAGAAGCTTTATTTAGAAGTTTTACGTTGTTTGATGAAGGACAAAAAGTCTATGTTGGTATTGAACCACATAATATATTAGAAATTAGGGATTAA
- a CDS encoding histidinol-phosphatase HisJ family protein, whose amino-acid sequence MIKQNLHTHSIYCDGKNTIEEMTLEAIQKGFQVLGFSGHGNCRNIDNYSMDEENTQKYIQDVLTMKEKYKDQIQIFLGVEEDVLGQRFIKHQPYDYIIGSVHFVKVGEQYMAVDESQAITQQIVEYYGDFLSYAKSYYQEVKKIADYDEVDIVGHVDLLTKFNENEEFIAFDQEDYLKLAYECIDLCIEKGKIFEVNTGAIARGQRQTPYPHHLLLSYIYKHGGKICLNSDCHQKEMLDCYYEKSIKLIKACGFTSMMLLTQDDFVETDISDFE is encoded by the coding sequence ATGATAAAACAGAATTTACATACACATTCTATCTATTGTGATGGAAAAAATACAATTGAAGAAATGACTTTAGAAGCTATTCAAAAAGGATTTCAAGTTTTAGGTTTTTCTGGACATGGGAATTGTCGAAATATTGATAATTATTCAATGGATGAAGAGAATACTCAAAAATATATACAAGATGTTTTGACAATGAAAGAAAAATATAAAGATCAAATACAAATCTTTTTAGGTGTTGAAGAAGATGTTTTAGGACAAAGATTTATAAAACATCAACCTTATGATTATATTATAGGAAGTGTACATTTTGTAAAAGTTGGTGAACAATATATGGCAGTTGATGAAAGTCAAGCAATCACGCAACAGATTGTTGAATACTATGGAGATTTTTTAAGTTATGCAAAAAGTTATTATCAGGAAGTGAAAAAGATAGCTGATTATGATGAAGTAGATATTGTTGGACATGTTGATTTATTAACGAAGTTTAATGAAAATGAAGAGTTTATTGCTTTTGATCAAGAAGATTATTTAAAACTAGCCTATGAATGTATTGATTTATGTATTGAAAAAGGAAAAATCTTTGAAGTGAATACAGGAGCTATTGCTAGAGGACAAAGACAAACACCTTATCCACATCATCTTTTATTAAGCTATATTTATAAACATGGAGGAAAAATCTGTTTAAACAGTGATTGTCATCAAAAAGAGATGTTAGATTGTTATTATGAAAAATCAATAAAATTAATCAAAGCATGTGGTTTTACATCGATGATGTTGTTGACTCAAGATGATTTTGTAGAAACAGATATAAGTGATTTTGAATAA
- a CDS encoding PHP domain-containing protein has protein sequence MREDYNIHTHTTRCHHAVGKDKQYILAAIEADMKTIGFSEHIAYPHVEIPEERMSNSDVQEYLKTMYH, from the coding sequence ATGAGAGAAGATTATAATATACATACACATACAACAAGATGTCATCATGCAGTGGGAAAAGATAAACAATACATTTTAGCAGCCATAGAAGCTGATATGAAAACAATAGGATTTAGTGAACATATAGCTTATCCTCATGTAGAAATACCAGAAGAACGTATGTCTAATAGTGATGTACAAGAATATTTAAAGACAATGTATCATTGA
- a CDS encoding ROK family protein: MKIYLTLDVGGSAIKYALIQEDSTILEKSSVPTPMDTMDHFVETVGQIYDQYKDNIAGMAISMPGIIDPEIGYAFTGGALKYITKMNIVDILKERCPTNITIGNDAKCAANAEIGYGNLQDIQDGAVVILGTGIGGCLIKDHKVHTGKHFSAGEFSFIKTNCLDGISWNYAWSTRNGITGLLERVQEQLETDEKYTGIEIFDMANQGNEKVIAGISAFCKEVAIQIFNVHIIFDCEKVAIGGGISAQPLLIELIQKHFDDIFDHLGFDVYKPEIVPCYYRNDANLIGALYQHIQTFQ; this comes from the coding sequence ATGAAAATATACTTAACATTAGATGTGGGTGGAAGTGCTATTAAATACGCCTTAATCCAAGAAGATTCAACTATCTTAGAAAAATCAAGTGTACCAACACCGATGGATACAATGGATCATTTTGTAGAAACAGTGGGACAAATCTATGATCAATACAAAGATAATATTGCAGGAATGGCTATTTCTATGCCAGGAATTATTGATCCAGAAATTGGTTATGCTTTTACAGGTGGGGCTTTAAAATATATTACAAAAATGAATATTGTTGATATATTAAAAGAAAGATGTCCTACAAACATTACAATTGGAAATGATGCTAAATGTGCAGCCAATGCTGAAATTGGATATGGTAATTTACAAGATATTCAAGATGGAGCTGTTGTTATTTTAGGTACTGGTATTGGAGGATGTTTGATTAAAGATCACAAAGTGCATACAGGAAAACATTTCAGTGCTGGTGAATTTTCTTTTATTAAAACAAATTGTTTAGATGGTATTAGTTGGAATTATGCATGGTCGACACGTAATGGAATTACTGGTTTATTAGAACGTGTCCAAGAACAGTTAGAAACAGATGAAAAATATACAGGTATTGAAATCTTTGATATGGCTAATCAAGGAAATGAAAAGGTTATTGCTGGTATTAGTGCTTTTTGTAAAGAAGTAGCTATTCAAATCTTTAATGTGCATATTATTTTTGATTGTGAAAAAGTAGCTATTGGTGGAGGAATCAGTGCTCAACCATTATTGATTGAACTCATTCAAAAACATTTCGATGATATTTTTGATCATCTAGGATTTGATGTTTATAAACCAGA